The following proteins are encoded in a genomic region of Nocardioides renjunii:
- a CDS encoding acetyl-CoA C-acetyltransferase has product MQPTTRPVAVVGGNRIPFARSNTVYAGVSNQEMLTAAIDGLADRFDLRGERLGEVVAGAVLKHARDFNLTRECVLGSTLAPETPATDIQQACGTGLQAAIQVAGKIALGVIDAGVAGGTDTTSDAPVAISDKLRRKLMRVNAAKDTAGRLKALGSIRPGDIGLDIPQNGEPRTRLSMGEHAALTALEWRVSREAQDELAARSHHNLARSYDEGFHDDLVTPFRGVERDNHMRPDSTVEKLATLKPVFGKGSAATMTAGNSTPLSDGASAVLLASDEWAEERGLPVLAHLVDAETAAVDYVNGHEGLLMAPAYAVPRMLARNGLTLQDFDYYEIHEAFASQVLATLAAWEDPVFCRERLGLDEPLGSIDRDRLNVNGSSLAAAHPFAATGGRILPVAAKLLAQKGQRRALISICAAGGQGVVAILER; this is encoded by the coding sequence ATGCAGCCCACCACCCGCCCGGTCGCCGTCGTCGGCGGCAACCGCATCCCGTTCGCCCGCTCCAACACGGTCTACGCCGGGGTGTCCAACCAGGAGATGCTCACCGCGGCCATCGACGGACTCGCCGACCGGTTCGACCTCCGCGGCGAGCGCCTCGGCGAGGTGGTCGCGGGAGCGGTCCTCAAGCACGCTCGCGACTTCAACCTCACCCGTGAGTGCGTGCTCGGCTCCACGCTCGCGCCCGAGACGCCCGCCACCGACATCCAGCAGGCCTGCGGCACCGGGCTGCAGGCGGCGATACAGGTCGCCGGCAAGATCGCCCTCGGCGTGATCGACGCGGGCGTGGCGGGCGGCACCGACACCACCTCCGACGCCCCGGTCGCGATCAGCGACAAGCTGCGCCGCAAGCTGATGCGGGTCAACGCCGCCAAGGACACCGCCGGCCGGCTCAAGGCGCTCGGCTCCATCCGTCCCGGCGACATCGGGCTCGACATCCCGCAGAACGGCGAGCCGCGCACCCGGCTCTCGATGGGCGAGCACGCCGCGCTGACCGCGCTCGAGTGGCGGGTCAGCCGCGAGGCGCAGGACGAGCTCGCTGCTCGCTCGCACCACAACCTGGCGCGGTCCTACGACGAGGGCTTCCACGACGACCTCGTCACGCCGTTCCGCGGCGTCGAGCGCGACAACCACATGCGGCCCGACTCCACCGTCGAGAAGCTGGCCACCCTCAAGCCGGTCTTCGGCAAGGGCTCGGCCGCGACGATGACGGCCGGCAACAGCACGCCGCTGTCCGACGGCGCCTCGGCGGTGCTGCTGGCCAGCGACGAGTGGGCCGAGGAGCGCGGCCTGCCCGTCCTCGCCCACCTCGTCGACGCCGAGACGGCCGCGGTCGACTACGTCAACGGCCACGAGGGCCTCCTGATGGCACCGGCGTACGCCGTCCCGCGGATGCTGGCGCGCAACGGCCTGACGCTGCAGGACTTCGACTACTACGAGATCCACGAGGCGTTCGCCTCCCAGGTGCTCGCGACCCTGGCCGCCTGGGAGGACCCGGTGTTCTGCCGGGAGCGGCTCGGTCTCGACGAGCCCCTCGGCTCCATCGACCGCGACAGGCTCAACGTCAACGGCTCGTCGCTGGCGGCGGCGCACCCCTTCGCCGCCACCGGTGGGCGGATCCTCCCCGTCGCCGCCAAGCTGCTGGCGCAGAAGGGTCAGCGCCGCGCCCTCATCTCGATCTGCGCCGCCGGTGGCCAGGGGGTCGTGGCGATCCTGGAGCGCTGA
- the pyrR gene encoding bifunctional pyr operon transcriptional regulator/uracil phosphoribosyltransferase PyrR codes for MPATTDETSPGTGPERADRTVLDARDISRALTRISHELLERNKGATDLVLLGLHTRGVPLARRIADKIATVEGAPVAVGELDVTMYRDDLRSQPTRRAHKTALPPGGIDRKVVVLVDDVLFSGRTIRAALDALADLGRPSAVRLAVLVDRGHRELPIRADHVGKNLPSALAERVSVRLSEVDGTDEVTIS; via the coding sequence ATGCCTGCCACCACCGACGAGACCAGCCCCGGGACCGGCCCCGAGCGGGCCGACCGCACCGTCCTCGACGCCCGTGACATCTCCCGGGCGCTGACCCGGATCTCGCACGAGCTGCTCGAGCGCAACAAGGGCGCCACCGACCTGGTGCTGCTCGGCCTGCACACCCGCGGCGTGCCGCTGGCCCGGCGCATCGCCGACAAGATCGCCACCGTCGAGGGCGCGCCCGTCGCGGTCGGCGAGCTCGACGTGACGATGTACCGCGACGACCTGCGCTCCCAGCCCACCCGGCGCGCCCACAAGACGGCCCTGCCTCCCGGCGGGATCGACCGCAAGGTGGTCGTGCTCGTCGACGACGTGCTCTTCTCCGGCCGGACGATCCGGGCCGCGCTCGACGCCCTCGCCGACCTCGGCCGGCCCTCCGCCGTACGCCTCGCCGTCCTGGTGGACCGCGGCCACCGCGAGCTCCCGATCCGCGCCGACCACGTCGGCAAGAACCTGCCGAGCGCGCTCGCCGAGCGGGTCAGCGTCCGGCTCAGCGAGGTCGACGGCACCGACGAGGTGACGATCTCGTGA
- a CDS encoding aspartate carbamoyltransferase catalytic subunit, with translation MKHLLSVDDLSADAIQQLFETAADMHDVQRREVKKLPALRGRTVVNMFFEDSTRTRSSFEIAGKWLSADVINVSAKGSSTSKGESLRDTVLTVCAMGVDGLVIRHPASGAALQVSEWVDASVVNAGDGTHEHPTQALLDAYTLQRRLGSLEGRHVAIVGDLTHSRVFRSNIQCLTRLGARVTVVAPPTLMPSGVGAWSAAAGFDTSYDLDDVLRRDGGPDAVMMLRVQRERMTGAYFPSPREYTVGYGLTRDRLAVLGPDVPICHPGPMNRGLEIAADAADAAQSVVLEQVSSGLAVRMAVLYHLLAGESEGGMA, from the coding sequence GTGAAGCACCTGCTCTCCGTCGACGACCTGTCGGCCGACGCCATCCAGCAGCTCTTCGAGACCGCCGCCGACATGCACGACGTGCAGCGCCGCGAGGTCAAGAAGCTGCCGGCGCTGCGCGGCCGCACGGTCGTCAACATGTTCTTCGAGGACTCCACCCGCACCCGCTCGTCGTTCGAGATCGCCGGCAAGTGGCTCTCCGCCGACGTCATCAACGTCAGCGCCAAGGGGTCCAGCACGTCCAAGGGCGAGAGCCTGCGCGACACCGTGCTCACCGTCTGCGCGATGGGCGTGGACGGGCTCGTCATCCGGCACCCGGCCAGCGGCGCGGCGCTCCAGGTCAGCGAGTGGGTCGACGCCTCGGTCGTCAACGCCGGCGACGGCACGCACGAGCACCCCACGCAGGCGCTCCTCGACGCCTACACGCTGCAGCGCCGCCTCGGCTCCCTCGAGGGGCGCCACGTGGCGATCGTCGGCGACCTCACCCACAGCCGGGTCTTCCGCTCCAACATCCAGTGCCTGACCAGGCTCGGTGCCCGCGTCACCGTGGTGGCGCCGCCCACGCTGATGCCCAGCGGCGTCGGCGCGTGGTCGGCCGCGGCCGGGTTCGATACGTCGTACGACCTCGACGACGTGCTGCGGCGCGACGGCGGTCCGGACGCGGTGATGATGCTGCGGGTGCAGCGCGAGCGGATGACCGGTGCCTACTTCCCGAGCCCGCGGGAGTACACGGTCGGCTACGGCCTGACGCGCGACCGGCTCGCCGTGCTCGGCCCGGACGTGCCGATCTGCCACCCCGGGCCGATGAACCGGGGCCTCGAGATCGCCGCGGACGCCGCGGACGCCGCCCAGTCGGTCGTGCTGGAGCAGGTGTCCAGCGGCCTGGCGGTCCGGATGGCCGTGCTCTACCACCTGCTCGCCGGAGAGTCCGAAGGAGGGATGGCCTGA